TCAGCAAACTGACTTTGATCTTTTTGTTAATCAGCATTTTTCCTTTAAGAAAGCTTTTGCGCTTCAGCTGGCAGGACTTGGGATTTGCGCCATCGGCGGTATTTTTCCGGCAAATCGGCCAGGGTTTGTTGCTTGCGCTACTCACATTATTGCCGGTATTGACTACGCTATATTGGCTGGATGTGCATGTCTGGGATCAAGGCCGGGTCTGGACGGCTTCTAAAGTCGTGGAAAAAACCGCAATGGCGTTGTTTTTGGCTTTACTGATAGCCGTTGGTGAAGAAATGCTGTTTCGCGGCTTGTTGTTAAGTACGTTTCGGCGTAGGTTGTCGGCGGTATTGGCTATCTGTGTTAGTTCGCTTTATTACGCGGCACTGCATTTTTTAAAAAGCAAAACGCAGATTCCTTACGCCGAGCAAACGTTTGGTAGCGGTTTTCGGCTAATGGGCGAAGCATTCGGCAACTGGTTAAACCCGGAAATTTTTAGCGCGTTTTTAGCCTTATTTGTAGTCGGGGTGTTTTTGGCGGTACTTAGAAGCCGGTTGCCGCAAAGTTTGGGTTTGTGCATTGGTTGCCATGCGGGTTGGGTTTGGCAAATCAAAGTCAGCAAGGATTTTTTTAACGTTAATCCGCATGCGGATTATCTGTATCTGGTCAGTAATTATGATGGCGTAGTGGGGCCACTGGTGGCAGTTTGGCTGACAGTCGCGCTTTTGATAGGTTTGAAAGTTAGGCCGTGAGCGGGCTGAGTAACTGAATGACCGAAAGCTATTGTTTTTTATATATTAGCAGTGTTTAATGTTCTTATGGGGAATCCAAACAAACATATTCTGGTCCACCGTCCCAAAGACCTGTCCGTCAAATGGGCGCAGCGCGTCGTTCGCCGTTATGTACCCGAAGCCAGCGTTTTTGGCGTTAACGTAAACTCTGTCGATGTCGGAACGTCGACCCGTTTACGCGTGGAAGTTCATCACGACGCAAGCGGTGTGGTGCCTGCCCGGTGGTTTATCAAAACGCCGTCATTAGCGCTCAAGCCGCGCTTAATTACGGCGGTGCCGCGTTTTCTGCACAAAGAGGTCAGCTTTTATCGGTCGCTGTCCGCCGGTATTCCGCTTAAATTGCCGCGAATATTAGCGGCGGAAAGTCGCTTCGGACACGGTTCCACCCTGGTGATGAGCGATTTGGCCGAATATGATTTTAGGCCGGGCCGGGCCGCGGATGCGTTGAGCATCGATCAAGCCAGTCGGGTAATCAAGCATTTAGCGCAATTGCACGGACACTATCGCAATACACCGAGTTTGCTGCACGCCCATCGTTGGCTGAACGGGTTTTCCCATCAAATGGAAACGCATATGGGCACCTTGATGGCTTACCCTTTTATGAAACGGGGTTTACAGCTGGCCGGCGGATTGATCGCGAAAAAACTCCATCAGCCCGCATTGAATTACGCAGCCAATCGACGCACTATCAAGCAATTATTGAATACGGATAGTAAAACGCTGGTGCACTACGACTGCCATCCCGGTAATATTTTTTGGGCTGGCGCGGAACCTGGTTTTTTGGACTGGCAGTTGGTGCGCATCGGAGAGGGGATCGGTGATGTCGCGTATTTTTTGGCGACTGCGTTGGAGCCGCAGCTGCGGCGTAAACATGAAAAAAACCTATTGAATCAATATATCGAACAATTGGCGAATGCCGGCGTAGTGGGGCTGGATGAAGACCATTTATTTCGACGCTACAGGATGCACTTGGTTTATCCGTTCGAAGCCATGGTGGTGACGTTGGCGATTGGCGGTATGATGCAGCATGAAGCCAATCTTGAGTTGATCCGCAGAGCCGCGGCCGCGGTGGACGATCATGACAGTTTTGCCTTGATTAAAGTCTAAGCGGTCGAAAGGTTTTATATTGTATAAAAAGGCCGGAAATTCCGGCCTTTTTGGCTTTTATGCGATGAGTGTAACGCAGCGGAGTTGGTTCCATCCTCTGTATGTACGGGGTGGATTGGGTGAGGCAGCTAAAATCCAATGCCCACCCGATTATTTGCTGCGGCTCCCAATCAATTCACTTTGGTAAGCGCGCTCAATGTAACATCCGGGTCGCTTCTTCTTCCAATACTTTGCTTTTTGGCGACGAAGAGAAAGTATTTCGCCCTCGGAAGTGTGAAGCCGATTAAAATAACCGTCTTGTCCATTTTGATGCGGTACATAACAAGCAAGGGTGGTCTAGAAGATTTTAAATGTATCAGTCGGCGATGTGCTAGGAAACTTGCAGTGGGTAGGCGGGGAGAGTCCGAACGGTTTGATGGAT
This sequence is a window from Methylomonas methanica MC09. Protein-coding genes within it:
- a CDS encoding phosphotransferase; this translates as MGNPNKHILVHRPKDLSVKWAQRVVRRYVPEASVFGVNVNSVDVGTSTRLRVEVHHDASGVVPARWFIKTPSLALKPRLITAVPRFLHKEVSFYRSLSAGIPLKLPRILAAESRFGHGSTLVMSDLAEYDFRPGRAADALSIDQASRVIKHLAQLHGHYRNTPSLLHAHRWLNGFSHQMETHMGTLMAYPFMKRGLQLAGGLIAKKLHQPALNYAANRRTIKQLLNTDSKTLVHYDCHPGNIFWAGAEPGFLDWQLVRIGEGIGDVAYFLATALEPQLRRKHEKNLLNQYIEQLANAGVVGLDEDHLFRRYRMHLVYPFEAMVVTLAIGGMMQHEANLELIRRAAAAVDDHDSFALIKV
- a CDS encoding CPBP family intramembrane glutamic endopeptidase; the protein is MGGLSLMRTLGLILAPLGVLLSLAAAASMLGVGLLQLTGDILPLSKVVSKLTLIFLLISIFPLRKLLRFSWQDLGFAPSAVFFRQIGQGLLLALLTLLPVLTTLYWLDVHVWDQGRVWTASKVVEKTAMALFLALLIAVGEEMLFRGLLLSTFRRRLSAVLAICVSSLYYAALHFLKSKTQIPYAEQTFGSGFRLMGEAFGNWLNPEIFSAFLALFVVGVFLAVLRSRLPQSLGLCIGCHAGWVWQIKVSKDFFNVNPHADYLYLVSNYDGVVGPLVAVWLTVALLIGLKVRP